The following nucleotide sequence is from Chelmon rostratus isolate fCheRos1 chromosome 11, fCheRos1.pri, whole genome shotgun sequence.
AAGGAAAGCTGCCCGGAGACTTCGATGTCTTAATGCGGGAAGGTTTATTGATGCTCGGCCAAGGAGAACAAAGAGATTttcaacacagtgtgaacattGCTTACCACCTCAATTCTGAGGGATGCTTCCTGTCATCCGTCCTTTATTCTAGCTGGGAGTGCTAGATCTGGTTCATGCCAAATTATGGTCATTCTTCAGGTAATAAGAATACGTGTGATTGGCTCTCCATACCTAAAACAAATAACTATGCTTGTCCACGTTCCCCAGCTCACATTGCAAGCATCTTTAGGTCGCCATCAAAACATTCCTCTAACAGGAGACAGTCTGCCCCGCCatgtctggaggacagcacagtTTATCACCTATGCCCTTGGTCGCCTCAGCAACGGAGCTTCTCTCCCCAGGGGCGCAGTTCTCCCTGAACAACCCAACAGCTGCATTCTACTGCAGCATAGCAAAACAGACCTCCCCCTTCACCTGGATCCTGAGCTGGCCCCAAGACGACCCCTTTACCTGACCACGACCCTGAAGCCCCCACTAGGTGCAGTCAAGTCACAGAAAATTCCATCCACAAGGTGCAGCAAGGCCACAAACTCCCTTTACAACTGGCTCCATTACAAAATCAGAGCCTCTTTTTCACTTTACAGTCTGACAGTAAAGTCAAGTCAATGAGAATGTGAGGATTGAGCAGTTGGATTTGGCTACCTGATGGTCAGCTGAATGTTCAGTGTTACCCTCTGCGCTGTGTTTATCCCCATTAAGTCACATGATAGACAGCACATTtcataaaaactttttttttgcaaacagatGGATAAATCTGTATTCTTCCTCATTCACCACACATCCACTGGTGCCCAGTGTCTTGTTGCCACAACAACCCCAACATGGCTTGGCAGTAAGTCTGTAATGGCAgaacctctttctctctctctcgttctctctctctctgtctcaggcCGATAGCCAAAAGCAGCCAGAAAACCCAAACCCAGCACAGACAGCACGGctccacagcacacacagataaatagAGGAGCATGCTGGGCTGCTGGTGAATGGGCCATGTCATAAGACTGACTTCTGAATCCAGAGAGGCACAGAGCCGCTGGCACTGGATGAGGCTGACTTCATGTCACACCCCGCTCCTCTGTGGATGTGTCAAAACCTGTGGAGGTGCCTACAAAGTGCATATTCAAGTGcaatacagagacacacactcaaggCACTCCAGCACATGCACGCGCGCTCGCTTACGCTCAAATTCAgacgcacacactctcacggCCTCCCTCTCCTGCCCTGTGTGTCCTGCTTTGCTCCCTCTCGCTCCCCCTGTGAAGAGGGGCCCAACTTCAGTCTCATTAGCTTTATAAAGAGatgtggagagaagaggagaaagaggaggagaggggagggggcgACGGGAGAAAACAGAGGCTGGGGGGTCAGATTGGTGAGTGATGAATAGGGTATTACACAGCGGACTGCACCACTTAGGCCATAAAAGGGGTGCATATAGTGTAAGACTACATTGGCGAGCCAGATGTTGTAAGTGTAAGCATGTGGAGTGTAAACATTGACAGATTATTTACTAAGCCTCTGCGTGGCTCAGAAAACACACTATTGTCTTTGGCTCCTTGGGATTAAAGCAACAGCGAGGTATTTAAATTGCAACGCTGTTCCCCACATTTTACCCCCTTTTCCTCCTCgttcccctcttcctccccagcGTTGTCGCCTGTGTCTCTGGGAAAGCAGCAGTTTAAGGGGGGAAAAACAAGTGTGTGGAGCCAAGAAACAGGTCTGACCTCAGTTACTGGAATTAAGCGAGGTGCTGTTTTAAAGAGTTTCCAAACTGTGGGTGTGAGTATACATTTTTGAAGGGTTTTTATTCCAAATGACCAAAGATTCAAATGTTGATTGCTTAGCATTGTGTGCGTAAACATCATCTAATTCTTTCAACTGTTAAGGTGCTAAGATTGCTAATAATCCCATTAATATCTCTTACAATACGTGGTTAACGTCTGCTGCGGAGCCTCACTTTGGAGTGAAACTCTTCAAAGGCGAGTGAGCCGCTTGACATGTGCTTGAATAACTGCACATTGTCTAAGTGAGAATGTGGAGACTGTTGCATGCACTGGTTTTAGTATGGTCAGGACTTATCTGGAAGGTAGATTTGAATATTAGCAGAGGCTGCACATCTGACATGTACATGAGTTGTTGCTGCatccccattcatttctttcctctATTATGCAGATAAAGTAGAGAATATACAACATGCTGAAAAATACCATAAATCAGAGAGCACTCAAAAGGCAATAAAAGGGGAAACAAAATCTAATAAACATTTGAAAGTATGCTACTAAGAAACTGGAGAACTTGCGAGCGCGTAATTGGACAAACTTTACAAATGTGAATAGGTTAGACAAAGTGTGCTTGTAAAGCAGCTAAGAAACGAGTTTGTGTCCAAACTAGCTGAGCAGTCAGATCTGCAACAATGTGGGGTGATAGAGGGGGAGAGCACCTTACAGCTAAGCTGCCAAGCTTAAGAGCAGCGTGCCTAATCATGAATATGTGCGGTACAGTCTACAGTATGTGCGGGTGAGAAAGaaagtttgtgtttgagtagttgtgtgtgtgtgcgtgtgtgtatgtgtgtggcatATGTGCTTGGAGGCGCTGACTAATGAACTGACTCTCTAACGAGCCATCCTGCTCCACTGGCCTTTTCACAGCTTTCCTGGCATTTGGTCTTAAAAATAATTTCACGTCCCAATGTGTTTCCCTTAAACCGATAAGCCATGCTTTGTCTCCGCTGAATTAAGGACGATGACATTTACAAATGTTACTATGCTGAAGATGGGGGCGCGCAGAATGAGAGGGGGGGATAATTGGAGACCGGGGTAGAAGAGGTGGGTGCCTTGCATTTTACAAGGGGCATTTTAATAAACCCaatttgttttacattgaagAAAGCCTGTCAAGCATTGACTGTTTTGTAGTCCTTGATTTAATAGCTACATAATTGCTGCAAATGCCAAACACCACATCCCCAcatctgcatgtgcatgcaggCGTTTCAGAACAtacttgtgcatgtgtgtatgtttatcaCAAGTCTTTGAGTGGATGATCCAAGTAAAGTGAAAATGAACCTACTCAGCTTGGTTAGTGAGACAGGGACCTGCTGCGGCACTTTAGCAGGGGCTGACCACAATTGCACACACAATACATACCAATCTAATGTCGCTTTCTCCTTCCAGGGCTGAGACAACATGAACACCACTGAGCCAGGCTCCAACTTCACCTTCACCcccaacacagaaaacatcccTCTGTCCAACCCGACAGCCAGCGCCATCCCTCCGACCATCTCACAGCCTCCATCCTTTTCTTCAGACCACTATGACCCCGAAGTCACCATCATGGTGGTCCTGGGCTTATCACTGCTGCTGGCAGGGTTAGCGGCCTTCCTGGCCGTGTGCCGGCCCTCGGAACAGGACGGGGACTCGGAGGCGAGCTGTGGCCCAGGGGAGAGCTTGACCCGCGGCAGAAGCCAGAACAGCGAGCCCCAGCTCAAGGTGTGGAAGAGGCTGGGCTCCTATCGGCGATCATACAACCTCTCCTTCAGACGACCGCCCTATCGCAGGCCGCAAGAGCGCGAGAGCATACATGTTTCCCAGCCTGCAGCCCGACAGACAGCCCAGCCAGAGGCCAACATGGAGCCCCACCTCACTATGCCTTGCCTCTTTGACTATGTCACCGAAATCTGACTCGAAGGCCAGGCTGAGGGCCGACTGACTGCTCCCCAATACAAGTGACACACTGTTTACTTTATGGTCTAAGGGTATGGGCGGTTGGAGGACATGAAAACATACTTTGCATGCTACTTGGATTAGGTTTGCAACAAAACAAGTGCTTCAAATTAGGCAATCAAAAAGTCATTGCAGCATGGTTTACACATTTTTTGTGACTGATCATTTCACCCTCTAGAGCAGGTAACATTGTTGTGCATGGATGCTCCTTTTCAGCACAGCTCTGCACCACATTCACTAGAGAGAAAAATGATTTGATCCAACAACAACTCATTTTGATGACAATTCTCTCAGCAAGGATTTGATGCATCATCAAATCTCACAttctgcacagaaataaattgGATCTGATttgattacatttaaattttgcCAAGGAGTACAAAAGCAACTAAACAAGCATAGTGAACAATAATTCAACACTCAAAAACCTTGCAGCAAGGCACTAGTTCAGAGAATGACCTTTATTCTTAAGGCCAAACTTAAGTTTTACAAATGCTGTCCGATCACATTCAAAGTGTGGGTGGGGGGTAGCATTCCATTCATGTGTGTTAAGATGCAAGGCATTATTTTAGAGAATGATTCCATGCAGGTCTCAAACATGATGAACACCAATACTGACAAGACAAATGCAACCTGAGCCAAAAAAGAGACCACTCTGTAACTGATTCTTTGTGTTCTGTAATTGAAATAAAGCGATGTTTTAAGTTTGACTGCCAAAAGTGCAGTTTGTTGCTACATGTGtttagcagtgtgtgttttctaccTGGAGGATGCTGGTTCCTCGAGGCACGCTCTCCAGTACGCTGATCTCATAGCTGTTCTGCAGGAAGATGGGTCTGTTGTCGTTAACATCCTGCACCTCAACAAATACAGTGGCTGTGCCCGTCCTGCGGCTGCCCGCTGGGCCGTTGTCTACgtgcagaaacagacacatgcataaacacatcCGCTGCAACCAGTCAGGTTCATGCTAATTTTACGGTTGACGCCAGGACAACCGTGAAACTTGGGTAATTTTCAGCTGCTCGTGAAttgggacagtgtgtgtgattctgttcTCTTGCACAGTTTTACATTATCTCtacctcctctcccctctcttgtGTCTCTGGCCCCCTCTGCAGATAAGCCAGTCTGACTCAGTGGTTTCCAAAACAGGAAAACCTCagagtttttgttctttcttttcaaacagGAACAAAGGCAGTTGAGCAATAGTCTGAAATCACTGCAGATGTGCAGGCATCGCTCTTTTTCATAATTGTCGCACAAAAGTACAAAGGAGCAGCTTTGAagatcacaaacaaaacaagtcagAAAACAAGTCCTATtatcacaaatacacacacggaCTGTGTAATGAGGatgataaaacatgataaagctTTTCTATCATTATGCAAAGGTATGAATCCATGACACACCTATAGCTTCTACAACCAGGTTGTAAGCTTCCTGGGTCTCTCTGTCCAGGCCAACCACCGTCCGAACAATCCCGTCTCTGAAACCCACGCTGAATTTACCGTCCTGATTACCacctaaaaatacacaaacacacttcagaaTTAATTTACAGCATGTTAGCGAAACACaccattcacatacacacagcacagctataacagcaaaacaagcatGCAAGGGGAGCTCGCctcatacacacagtcacacagcgatggatggatggacaaagGTACTGTACGTGCACACACTGTAGTCCCCGTAACTGTACAACACTgtagcccacacacacaaaaacaacccccactgtgacctctgacctgtgatGAAGTAGCTAAGTTCGGCGTTGAGGCCGGCGTCGttgtcagagcagctgaggcGCACTACAATGTGGTCTCTAGGGACACTCTCCTTCAGGGAAACATTGTACACGCGAGGGTTGAAGGTGGGCGTCTCATCATTTACATCCAGAACTGAcccacgcacacaaacacacagacagagagacatgagGACACACAGATACATGTACATGAGGACAAATAAGGCAGCAGGGTGGTGCAGTGAATAGAGagtgctgttttattgttaaatcAGATTGGGAGTCTAGTAAAACTTTGCAGCCCTGGTCCTCACTTCCCTGTGAAGGATGTGAAACTTCAAAgtgtgaaatattcaaaatattttGATGCCTATGACTCATCTGATCCATTTGAGAAATACCAGAAAACCTTATTCAGTTTTTCCAttccttttttaatgaagttCACATCAGTCAGACTGTTTGTCTTCGTATAGGGTTTTTCACATCCCACCAGCAGGTGGTAGCATCCTTCTCAGGAGATTCCTGAGAAGTCAGCGGTTAACTACTATCTGCCATAATGAAGTAGCTCTTCATGTCACGCAAATCCAATCATACCGTGGCATGGCGGATTCCTACGAGGAGTCTTTTCAGAGAGAGCAAAGGGAAATCAAACCCActtttctcatcatcatcagccacaTTTGCAGACTCTCACCTGTGACAGTGAGGGTAGACGTGGACGTGCGAGGGAACCTCCCTGCGTCGTATGCAATGATTCTCAAATGGTATTGTCCAATCTGCTCACGATCCAGGACCGCCGTGGAGGTGAGAATGCCAGTGGAGGTGTTCAGGTAGAAGTCGAGTCGAGGCATTCCCATCTGTAATGCCATCGTAATCAAGCCATTCTTATCCTCATCCGGGTCCTCCACCTGGACCTAGAgcagaaagggagggagagaacgACCAAGTGTTATaacaaagttttgttttaatgacacAGCAATTATCATGAAGTATTTCCAGAAGTCATATTTTAGAAATATCCCATCAGAACATCATTTATGGCCAGCATTCCCCTAAAACTGCTTGGCTCAGAGAATTTGCACCCTTAAAAGGAACATTTAAAAATTTTGaatccttttctttttattattattattattattttaaatgcaaTCATCATTAAATATAGTCTTATATTTTACCCTAAAAACTGAGGATCCAATGGTCAGTCCCTCCGGCACTTCAGCCACAAAGGGCAGGTTGATGAAGGTTGGGTCGTTGTCATTGAGATCCAGCAGGTTGACAAACACTGTGGTGCTTGCTGATGCACGCAGTGCAGGTGTGCCGCCTAAAGAGGGAGCCAGAGGgacatatacagacacacacacacacacacacacgcacacacacacacacacaccccatatCTCACGGTCAGAGGAGTTTATTAGCCACAGTAAAAAGTTTCATGGTCAACATAAAACTTGAGGAATGAGGCTTGAAGAAAGAGGCCAATCGCTCAGAATTGAAAGCTCTCTGCTGAGGATGATATAAAGCTATTTAAACTTGCTTACAGATGGTTTAGGTGTTTCATGAGTCAGGCGAATTTACACAGCGAAAGGCAAATACAAGCGTAAACTGACATCCCactgcacatatacacattaCTCACGGTCGACGACTGAGATGATGATGGTCCTCATGAGTGCGGCGTCCCTGGGGTTGGAGCTCTCCCTGTCCAGGGTTACCCCGCTGGTGCGGATCTTCCCTGTACTGCTGTTGATGGTGTAGAAGGGGTTTTCTGGACTGATGCTGTACATCACTGTCCCATTTTCCCCATTGTCAGGGTCCACTGCCAACACCTGgacaggggagagaggaaaaactttTCTGAATATCCTTTGGCCTCAACTCTTTTAACAATGCCCCCCACCCAACAAGAGATATgaatcagaggaaaaaaaataacagtaattgtaatattaatgataatagtaataagAACATCCACCCCACCCCTAGAGCATCTTCACACAAGCTGCCTTCCAACTGCTCCAAAACATCACTCagctaaaagaaaaatggtGACGTCTCTTTTCTGACAAAAAGCGGCGATGGGTGATGAATGCGTGAAGCCGGGAGCCCGGCTAAAACTCTGGCTGATTTTTAAAGAGCTGATCAATTATTCAGTACCCTGACTAAAAATGCTAGAAACTGGTTAATTGGCCATTAGAGGAACAAaggttttgcaggtatttaatTATTAAGGGGACATGGTAGGCAGGCATCTCAGAGGCCCATTGATTAGCAACTGCGCAGACAAAGGTAGGTGATATAAGATGTGGAGAAGTGTCTAGCTGGGGCCAGCTGAACTAATCAATTCTGGCCTGAGCAGAGCACATTAAAAGATGGTGAGCAAATATATTAGCCTTGTCTATTGAACTGCAGCTCTGGTCTGACTGCAGAGTGGCAGAAAAGAGAATATTGTTTTGAAATGAGATATCAGAGGCGCTCGCTGTGTATGCATAGGTGCTGAATGTAAAAGGCTGCAGAAGCGGTGGTGGGGTGCGCTTAGATTTGAGTGGGCCGATCCTGGCACTGAGCACCGCAGCCAAATTCATCGGCTCGCTGGACACCTCCAGGAGGACGCAGCAGGTGGCCTCttgtcaccatggaaacactgGTTGGACCAAGGCTACATTGGGGCCAATTACAGAACTGTAAGCCTGGGTGGTCCGATTTATTGAAAAATGGTCAGAGGGGTAACAGCGTCTGTCCACTGAGCACGgagtcacatacagtatgcattgCATTGCTGGCTGCACTATGAATGAAGTCAACTGAGGAATAGCTACAAGAGAGCAGGACCGAGTGGAAAACGCAGCAACATATTAGCAGCGCCACACTTGCGTCTTGCATTTCTCTCTCCTTATTATTTCTCCATTCCACTGTCCTGCTCTCTGTGATGGGTTCTCGCTTCCTTTTCTGCCTAGCAGCTGAATAATTTGCTATGCGTATGACTGCAGGCTACATTTTAATTAGCGATCGGACTCCCTTAATTACACTCACTGACGCCTCTTTAATTAATGGACAATCAGGGCTTAATTAACAACAACACACTGCCAAAGACACCAGCAGGACAATGAGAGAGTTTCGGCAACATTAGGGTGTTTACTTTGTGATGACCTATACAGTGATGACAATTTGTCCATTAATATTGAAGGAGCATGCATGCAGATGTATCCTTCAACAGGGACTGGTTTTCATGTACGGTACACCTTTGAGGATCTTCACATGAATATTGTTGAATTGCAACAATTTCCAATCTTCACATTTTGATCACTGTGCTCTGAAAccatgtattttttattaaagcacactttttgtttttatgagaaAACCACCGTTCAGGGATACTGGCACTCTCTCtacatcacatttacatatttaaaagTAGAGGCCAACATTTCAATAAACAaatccctaaaaaaaaaaaaaaaaaaaaaaaaaaaaaaaccccaaatgcTTAGATTTATTATGTTCATTTGCACTGTTTTAATCATCATTTAGTTAACCACCTGCTAGTTTACCAGCTAGGTGCACTCACAGATATAACGTCGGTGTTTATTGGGCTCATCTCCACTACGTTGGCATGGTATGGCTCGTCTCTCCACACTGGGGCGTTGTCATTGATGTCCAGGATGGTGATGTTCACCTGAACAAAGTGGGAGTTAGGGACATAGAAGTAAATGAGAAATTAGCTATTTATGATTTCAGTTATATAAAAGACCTTTGACCATCACGGGCTATGAGGCAAAAAATCATGGTACAAGACATAGGTGTAATAGAATATACCCCAAATGATTATTGATTCAACATTGATTAAACAGCTGGAGGTAGGATCAGAAGGATGGTAACTGCAAAGTGGTTACCGTGGCGATTCCAGTCTTCTGCTGAGGGCCCACCCCTCCGTCCACAGCTCTGACTATCAGGATGTACTCTGACTTCAGCTCTCGGTCCAGCAGGGCTGTGGTGGTGATCTCTCCTgagacacacatgtaaacagatcaaaaatataaaaagtgaCATGTCGCGTCAAAAAGCAGCTGCTAATATGTCAGGACGAACTGACgcgagaaaaaaaaccccacacgACCCAGTCACAGTGTGCACACAAGCAAGAAGAGCTTAAGAAGGAAAGCGAAAAAGATGCTGCGGACACCGATGGAAATAAGCACAGGTGCATATAGTCATTTTCAGGCCAAGCAAGAAATGACAGCAGGACGATCCCCAAAAATTCAAATTTGATATAAAATGTGGAATCAGAGCTCAGAAAATTCTCTCTCAATTACAAGTTTCAGAAAATACATACACTTGcacgtgtgcacatgcacacacgcacacacctgagCGCGAGTTGAGTCGGAACTGAGAGGAGCCCTCCAGGGAGTAGATGAGCGAGGCCTGGCCAAACTCCCTCGAGGCGTCCAAATCAGTAGCATTCACAAGCAGCACGGTCGCCCCtgtggaggaggggaagggagggatgaggggagcaagacagaaagaaagttACACCTCACggagtgggagagaggaggcaaaaaaaaaaatgaactgagAGACGGAGTTATGGGGAAAATATGTGAAATCTAGTAAAGAgggaagacagacacagagagacaagctgcagagacagactgaaatgGCATTCAGAGAGCTAATTTCTTCACCGCCCCCATCCACAGCTCAACTGATGGCATGGCAGTGAGTGGGTTTATGGATTAGTGGATTATCAGCTTGTTTGGCACAGCCCATTCTTGGCACAGGCCTGATCAATACCCTGGCAGGCAGGGGGATGATAGGCTGGCCAGAGCCGCAGGGCTAGCCCTGAGCTCAGCCTTGCAGCCCAAACCTTAGGCCCCTAGCTCAGGGCCAAGCACTTTAGCCATAGTCCCCTAAACCTCAGCCCCGGTCCAAGCCGCTCATCTGTGTGCTCCTTCAAATCGGGGCCGAGACACAAAAAGTGGCCAGCGtctgctggagctcagagagagaaaggggcgctcaaacatttcatttccctCTAGCGACTGGAAACTAATCTATTGTCTGGGATAAAAGAGTCTTCTGAATGCATGCATGAGAATGAATATAGCAGCCAGTGATTTTGCCTTGAATAGTCAATATCCTGCATTCTGGCtgagcatttaaaaacattatgCAAAATCAGAGCAAATAAGACAGTAGAGGCCAGAGgaggcaaataaaataaaacataaaaaacataccCCCAAGAAAGCAAAGCTATTTGTTGAGTGTGCTAATAGCAAGGCAATTCAAGTGAGAGGTGACCGTATGTGCTACACACGGTGTTGGAGCTGTTTGGAGTGTTTAAGTGCTGTGCTGGTTGCGCAGACCAGAAAATGCGTTCTAGCAACTAAACTGTAACCCCGAATGTATAAAGTGACTCACCGGCAATAATGTTCTCTGGGATTTTGACGATGTAGGACGGCTTGCTGAACTCGGGTGGGTTGTCGTTTTCGTCCTGGAGGAGGTataaacatcaacagcagctcaAATCAACGTGCTAGACAATGAGAGAATGCAAATggtgcttaaaaaaaaagaggaactaAAACGGCTTTGAAGCTGTCATCACACATTAGCACTGAGATTAACATATTGGGAGTAAAGCCACTGAGGAggacaacacatttttaatagtAAAACAGTAGTATCTCTTTGGTGGCGGCTAGTCAGCTGATTAAACTGAAATCTTCACAGACCACTGTCTTTAAACTttgtttcaaactgtttttagtTGCACTggcttctgtttctgtccttcaattacacaaatatgtgtgtgtgtatatatatatatatatatatatatatatatatatatatataaaacctAAACAAACTATCCTAACCAGGCAGTGTTCATTGCTTTAGAAGTGCAGGAGTGAGGAAAAGCGGGCCTGGAAAGCGTGGCGTAATGCAAAAGCCGCGGCAGATATTAAAAAGAAGACACATTTGCAATCATTGGCGCGAAAATCATTCAAAACATTATTAATAATGGCATTGCCTTAAAACAAAGGGTAATCAAGACCCATAATTTGACAGGAATGAATGACTACAACATGGAGCCGCATCCGCTGTCACGTGGACTTCCCCTGAGCATTTTTCTCACAACCTCCCACTCATTGAATTAGACTCTATTTCACACCAACACATCCAGTTGTGTGGCTATTCGCAGAGAGGCTCCCCACTGTGTGAGCTGCTGAGAAATGTTAACACTTTAACAACAGTCACTGGCACCATTATCTATCTGGGCTCTGTGTTACACTGGTGCAAAGCATTGTGTGCGCCTGATGCTGCCAGCTACTGATAAACCCCTGTGGTGTGAGTCACGACactgtggaggacagagagagagagcggcagAGAGACATAGAGGGGATCCAGCATTGTGCACGTCTTTCCCTGCTGGTTTTTGCATTCCAGCGTAGATTCCTTCATTCTTTACACACTATTTCTCCCTCGTGTGGGATGTGTATAGATATGCTTACTGTCCTTGCATATGCAAGAATACTCCAGCTGGATTCATCCATTCTACTCTGTCATCTCTTCTTTTATGACAAAAAGTGACGTGTATAATGGATGCCTGTCAGGGGAAATTAGCTTAAGGGCCGGTGGGG
It contains:
- the LOC121613599 gene encoding uncharacterized protein C10orf105-like, with product MNTTEPGSNFTFTPNTENIPLSNPTASAIPPTISQPPSFSSDHYDPEVTIMVVLGLSLLLAGLAAFLAVCRPSEQDGDSEASCGPGESLTRGRSQNSEPQLKVWKRLGSYRRSYNLSFRRPPYRRPQERESIHVSQPAARQTAQPEANMEPHLTMPCLFDYVTEI